One Benincasa hispida cultivar B227 chromosome 5, ASM972705v1, whole genome shotgun sequence genomic window carries:
- the LOC120077495 gene encoding protein IRX15-LIKE-like encodes MKSTANAKLILLHPSIHKQPLAAPTAATGGATLSPRRWLFSFLTFFTLAFTLTLINSTFSSSSIAARRSVAGHVPGSTALPNSISSALLHYAAADTNSTKPHMSTAELSSIAAALSPCAPACNFLIFGLTHESLLWYALNHGGATVFLDENEFQVSKFEQSNPGTEAYDVQYTTKVSEMKELLFQAKSQADNECKPVQNLLFSECKLGINDLPNHIYQVPWDVILVDGPRGYNGASPGRMSAIFTAGVLARSKCGKRNSKTHVFVHEMGREVERIYSEEFLCRENLAESVDSLGHFVVEKATERNGGRFCKNSSPGSSISSV; translated from the coding sequence ATGAAATCCACCGCCAATGCCAAGCTCATCCTCCTCCACCCTTCCATCCACAAGCAACCCCTGGCCGCCCCCACCGCCGCTACCGGTGGAGCCACTCTCTCCCCCCGCCGCTGGCTCTTCTCCTTCCTCACCTTCTTCACTCTCGCCTTTACTCTCACCCTCATTAACTCTACcttctcctcctcctccatCGCCGCTCGCCGCTCCGTCGCCGGCCATGTCCCCGGCTCCACCGCCCTCCCCAATTCTATTTCCTCTGCCCTCCTCCATTACGCCGCCGCCGACACAAACTCCACTAAACCCCACATGTCCACCGCCGAGCTTTCCTCCATTGCGGCCGCGCTCTCCCCTTGCGCTCCAGCGTGTAATTTCTTAATCTTCGGCTTAACCCACGAATCCCTCCTCTGGTACGCCCTCAACCACGGCGGCGCCACCGTTTTCCTCGATGAAAACGAATTCCAGGTCTCTAAATTCGAGCAATCAAACCCCGGAACTGAAGCGTACGATGTCCAATACACAACCAAAGTGAGCGAGATGAAGGAGCTTCTATTTCAAGCCAAATCACAAGCCGATAACGAATGCAAACCCGTTCAGAATCTCCTCTTCTCCGAATGCAAACTCGGTATCAACGATTTGCCTAACCACATTTACCAAGTCCCATGGGACGTGATTCTCGTCGACGGACCTCGTGGGTACAATGGGGCGTCGCCGGGAAGGATGTCGGCGATCTTCACGGCGGGAGTTTTGGCGAGAAGTAAATGCGGGAAACGGAATTCGAAAACCCATGTGTTCGTTCACGAGATGGGGCGGGAGGTTGAGAGAATTTACAGCGAGGAGTTTCTTTGCCGGGAAAATTTGGCGGAATCGGTGGATTCGTTGGGGCATTTTGTGGTGGAGAAGGCAACGGAAAGGAATGGCGGAAGATTCTGTAAGAATTCATCTCCTGGTTCGTCGATTTCTTCTGTGTGA